A stretch of Vigna angularis cultivar LongXiaoDou No.4 chromosome 4, ASM1680809v1, whole genome shotgun sequence DNA encodes these proteins:
- the LOC108322321 gene encoding caffeic acid 3-O-methyltransferase yields MENLPKSMLNGEEKKKEAEGREDEESFSRAMQLAGSVVVSMALQSATELGVFEVLKEAGEAAKLSAKDIASKISCTNPEAASMLDRLLILLSSHSILHSSLVSDNLVPPTFHRLYSITPLATFFARNSDGVSLGPLMALLQDKIFLHSWTELKDAIREGGIPFNRVYGTHAFEYPRLDSRFNKVFNTAMINHTTLVMKRVLESYKGFDGIKRLVDVGGGLGININLITSKYPNIHGVNFDLPHVIQDAPSYPGVEHVGGDMFENVPKGDATFMKWILHDWSDEQCVKLLKNCYDAIPDDGKVIVVEAVLPKTPETNDAYKAVSQMDVLMMTQNPGGKERCEQEFMDLATAAGFSGIRYECHVNLFWVMEFFK; encoded by the exons ATGGAAAACCTTCCAAAGTCAATGCTGAACGgcgaagagaagaagaaggaagcagaaggaagagaagatgaagaaagctTCTCGCGTGCCATGCAGCTTGCGGGCTCCGTGGTGGTTTCGATGGCACTGCAATCCGCGACGGAGCTGGGTGTGTTTGAGGTGCTGAAAGAAGCGGGTGAAGCTGCTAAGCTCTCTGCAAAGGACATAGCATCCAAGATTTCCTGCACCAACCCAGAAGCAGCCTCAATGCTAGATCGTCTCCTcattcttctttcctctcactCCATTCTTCACTCTTCTCTCGTTTCCGACAACCTTGTCCCTCCCACCTTTCACAGGCTCTACTCCATCACTCCCCTCGCCACATTCTTTGCTCGCAATTCTGATGGGGTTTCATTGGGACCCTTGATGGCCTTGCTCCAAGACAAAATCTTCCTACACAGCTG GACTGAGCTGAAAGATGCAATTCGGGAGGGGGGTATTCCATTCAACAGGGTCTATGGCACCCATGCTTTTGAGTATCCAAGGTTGGACTCAAGGTTCAATAAAGTTTTCAACACAGCAATGATTAATCACACCACTTTGGTGATGAAGAGGGTTCTGGAATCCTACAAAGGTTTTGACGGCATAAAAAGGCTGGTGGATGTTGGTGGTGGTCTTGGGATCAACATTAACTTGATCACTTCAAAATACCCTAATATCCATGGCGTCAATTTCGACTTGCCTCACGTCATTCAAGATGCTCCTTCCTATCCTG GAGTGGAACACGTTGGGGGAGATATGTTTGAAAATGTGCCTAAAGGAGACGCCACATTTATGAAG TGGATACTTCATGATTGGAGTGATGAACAGTGTGTGAAGCTGTTGAAGAACTGCTATGATGCAATTCCTGATGATGGAAAGGTGATAGTAGTGGAAGCAGTTCTTCCAAAAACACCAGAGACTAATGATGCTTATAAGGCAGTTTCACAAATGGATGTTTTGATGATGACTCAAAACCCGGGAGGGAAAGAGCGATGTGAACAAGAGTTCATGGATTTGGCTACTGCAGCTGGATTTAGTGGCATCAGATATGAATGTCATGTCAACCTTTTCTGGGTTATGGAGTTCTTCAAGTAG
- the LOC108322235 gene encoding caffeic acid 3-O-methyltransferase 1: MQLVSSVVLPMALQSATELGVFEVLKEAGEGAKLSAKDIASKISCTNPEAASMLDRLLALLSSHSILDSSLVSENLVPPTFHRLYSITPLAAFFARDSDGVSLGPAIALVQDKIFLSCWLKMNYIIDSKSELKDAIREGGVPFDRIYGTHVFEYPRLDSRFNKVLNTGMINHTTLVMKRVLKSYKGFEGIKRLVDVGGGLGININMITSKYPHIHGINFDLPHVIQDAPSYPGVDHVCGDMFENVPKGDAIFLKWILHDWSDEECVKLLKNCYDAILDDGKVIVVEAVLPTIPETNSAVYKTILELDASMMTHGVGKERCEQEFMDLATAAGFSGKRYECRANIFSVMEFFK, from the exons ATGCAGCTTGTGAGCTCCGTGGTGCTACCGATGGCACTGCAATCGGCGACGGAGCTGGGTGTGTTTGAGGTGCTGAAAGAAGCGGGTGAAGGTGCTAAGCTCTCTGCAAAGGACATAGCATCCAAGATTTCCTGCACCAACCCAGAAGCAGCCTCAATGCTAGATCGTCTTCTCgctcttctttcctctcactCCATTCTTGACTCTTCCCTCGTTTCCGAAAACCTTGTCCCTCCCACCTTTCACAGGCTCTACTCCATCACTCCCCTCGCCGCATTCTTTGCTCGCGATTCCGACGGGGTTTCATTAGGACCAGCCATAGCCTTGGTCCAAGACAAAATCTTCCTAAGCTGCTGGTTAAAAATGAACTACATTATTGACTCAAA GAGTGAGCTGAAAGATGCAATTCGGGAGGGGGGTGTTCCCTTCGACAGGATTTATGGCACCCATGTTTTTGAGTATCCAAGGTTGGACTCAAGGTTCAATAAAGTTCTCAACACAGGAATGATCAATCACACGACTTTGGTGATGAAGAGGGTTCTGAAATCCTACAAAGGTTTTGAGGGGATAAAAAGGCTGGTGGATGTTGGTGGTGGTCTTGGGATCAACATTAACATGATAACTTCAAAATACCCTCATATCCATGGCATCAATTTCGACTTGCCTCATGTCATTCAAGATGCTCCTTCCTATCCTG GAGTGGACCACGTTTGCGGAGATATGTTTGAAAACGTGCCTAAAGGAGATGCCATTTTTTTGAAG TGGATTCTCCATGATTGGAGCGATGAAGAGTGTGTGAAGCTGTTGAAGAACTGCTACGATGCAATTCTTGATGATGGAAAGGTGATAGTAGTGGAAGCAGTTCTTCCAACAATACCAGAGACTAACAGTGCTGTTTATAAGACAATTTTAGAATTGGATGCTTCGATGATGACTCACGGGGTAGGGAAAGAGCGATGCGAACAAGAGTTCATGGATTTGGCAACTGCAGCTGGATTTAGTGGCAAGAGATATGAATGTCGTGCAAACATTTTCTCTGTTATGGAGTTCTTCAAGTAA